AAATTGTAGCACCTAAAACAGCACACAAAATAAGAGCGATAATGAAAGGATGGAATACCTCCTCGATCATCTTTACAAAGACAAGTTCAGAGTCTGCAAGTCCGTTCGTAAAATAGGCAATTCCAATTAAGCCAATCAGAGTGGCACTTCCCAAAGCAATGATTTGCCAAGTCATTCCAACAGCCATGGATTTTTTTATATGAGAGATTTTTCGAATCCCCATAAACTTTGTGATGATATGTGGTTGACCAAAATACCCAATTCCCCAGCCACAAATCGAAAAGAAAATCATCCATAGGGTTTTCGGGTGGGTATTAGGAGTCATCGATAGAGAAATGCTGTGCGCGCTTGCTGCTGAAGTAATTCCTGTCCATCCACCCACTTGAGGGAGGACAAGAAGAGGAACGGCAATGATCACAAGGAGCAAGAATATTCCTTGAAAGAGGTCGATCCATGCAAGAGTTGTGTATCCCCCAATAAACAGGTAAGGGATCACGACAAGAATTCCAACAGAGATTCCGATGTGATAATCGATTCCAAAAAGGGATTGAACCAAAATACCAAGCCCTACAATCCCCGCAGAAATATAGATTGAATAGAAGATAAAAGAAATCACTGCTGTAAAAATGCGGATCATTCCTGAGGTGTCATGAAAATGGCTTTCAAAAAATGACGAGAAGGTGAGGCTGTTGTACTTTTCGGTTTGAATGCGTACACGAGGAGCAACAACAAGCCAATTTAAAAACATGAAAAGGCACAGCCCGACGGCGAACCATGCGTTGAAAAGCCCCCCGATAAAGATGACAGCTGGAAATCCCATGAAAAGCCAGCTGCTCATATCGCTAGCGTGGGCTGCCATTGCTGTTAGCCAATAGTTGAGAGACCTCCCACCAATGAGGAAGTCATTTGCCGTTTGCTGTTTTCGATAGGATAAAAACCCAATCAAAAAGAGGATGGCAACATAGATGGCAATTGCTAAAAGTTCATGAGTCACTTTTCTAAAGCTTTGGTTGATCCATATTTTAAGGCAGCCTGAGCCAGATTCGTTTGAGCGTTAGGAAAAATTGTTTCCAAATCCTTTAAGAGGCTTTTGACCTCCATCCGTTTCGAAT
The window above is part of the Candidatus Neptunochlamydia sp. REUL1 genome. Proteins encoded here:
- a CDS encoding sodium/proline symporter: MTHELLAIAIYVAILFLIGFLSYRKQQTANDFLIGGRSLNYWLTAMAAHASDMSSWLFMGFPAVIFIGGLFNAWFAVGLCLFMFLNWLVVAPRVRIQTEKYNSLTFSSFFESHFHDTSGMIRIFTAVISFIFYSIYISAGIVGLGILVQSLFGIDYHIGISVGILVVIPYLFIGGYTTLAWIDLFQGIFLLLVIIAVPLLVLPQVGGWTGITSAASAHSISLSMTPNTHPKTLWMIFFSICGWGIGYFGQPHIITKFMGIRKISHIKKSMAVGMTWQIIALGSATLIGLIGIAYFTNGLADSELVFVKMIEEVFHPFIIALILCAVLGATISTMDSQILVLASSLTEDFYKRIFHKNATSKQLLWVSRLFILLVTAFAYLIAFFKVSTIYSLVFFAWSGLGSAFGPLLIFCLYSKKANKYGAWGGIIVGAVVALVWPLIDKHLSVNIPTLVPGFLLSSLAIIALSYFTRRKHHHAHTNH